AAGATTATAGAATTACCTCATGGGGAGTTAGCCGCACCTACGAATGATATAAATACTACTGTTGTTTTAGCTTTACTTACGttaataacatatttttatgCGGGCCTTAGCAAAAAAGGATTAGGTTATTTTGGTAAATACATTCAACCAACTCCAATCCTTTTATCTATTAACATTTTAGAAGATTTCACAAAACCTTTATCGCTTAGCTTTCGACTTTTTGGAAATATATTAGCGGATGAATTAGTAGTTGTTGTTCTTGTTTCTTTAGTACCTTTAGTGGCTCCTATACCTGTCATGTTCCTTGGATTATTTACAAGTGGTATTCAAGCTCTTATTTTTGCATCTTTAGCTGCGGCTTATATAGGCGAATCCATGAAAGGGCATCATTGactaattttcaaaatagtctttttttttagcttttagtGTAAGGCAATCTATGCCTTGTTCAAGATAATCTACTTACACTTAGTgaacataaatatacacacatAAATCGACAAAAATCAAAAGGTTTATATAATCTAAAGGAATAGTAAAAaactaaaggaaaaaaaaagattacgatattaaattaattgtataaaaaaaggaaagagatctAAAGGATCTTTTGACCAAAGGAAACTATtagtaaataagaaattacatGAACTTAGATCAACCAAAAACTTCTATGCAATGATTCAGACTCATGAATTCTTCCATTTAGATTGATTGTATCCGTGTGggataatgataaggaagagaagaatttacgaaaaatgaaattaagaaaaaacgaAATGGGTTGTTTGGGAGAGTGGAATCAAACTAGGtgtatgtaatatatatattggctATAagtccattttctttttgtgaatGTTTCAAAAAATGATTTTAGAATCCGATTGAATCTAAGATATGAATAATTGGTTTACGTTATGTAAGAAGGACGTGCATATGGAATATTAAGTATTAACTAGTTATCTATgagttaaaagatatatctaATCTGCCCTACTACGGGAGATTTAGATAAAGATTCCAAGAAAAgtccttccttttttttttcgtttGTAACTGTGAattgaatattgaataaagagattaaatcaagaaaaagaatgaaaagtccaaattcaaagaatgattcagaataaagaaagaaatggaaaaacaaaaaggttGTATGAATTCACAAAAACTTTGTGGATAGGaactaaaaaatagatatCGAAGTAGTTCTGATgattcaataatattattacttCAATTCGGAGTTCTTAGTTACTTCGACTGGATGAAAATCTTATTGatgaaatgaataattaagtcataatttattgattgattGCATCATTAAccatttctttaattttttttgtgtgCGAGGAACTTATCATGAATCCATTGATTTCTGCCGCTTTCGTTATTGCTGCGGGTTTGGCCGTTGGGTTTGCTTCTATCGACCCGGGTTGGTCAAGGCACGCCAAGTCTGTAGAGGTATCGCAAGACAACCTGAGGCGGAGGGAAAATACGAGGtactttattgtttagttTGGCTTTTATGGAAGCTTAACAATTTATGGATTAGTTGTAGCATTAACACTTTTTATTTGCGAATCCTTTTGtttaatcttataaaaaaatacgtatttttttattgtcttgggctttttggttgttttcgAATTATATCGAGATGTCATTCTTacaattacttatttatttttattgggacAATAACCCACAGGAAGGACTGATTTGAGGACGAGAAATTAGTATACTAACTCGCTTTCTTCCCCCCCCCCCTTCTTAGTACAATCGAAACCTTTTTTTAAGGAAATGTCATAGCAggatataatatattattttattttattttgcaattGACACGAGACTGGTACCAAATTCTACACTTTGAATTTTACTAAGAACAATACTTATTAGagatttcaaataaaataaatataaataatagaaattctataatctataaatatactataaatataaaaatcgaaaataatagaaataaaataagaaatgaatatataaatatatagaatatagaaataaaatatggaatagaataaaaatagatatataattagataattagtCTGTTTATAGTCGACAAGAAAAGAGGAAATTCTATGAAAAATGTAACCGATTCTTTAGTTTCCTTGGGTCACTGGCCATCCGCCGGGAGTTTCAGGTTTAATACTGATATTTTAGCAACAAATCCAATAAATCTAAGTGTAGTCCTTGgtgtattgattttttttggaAAGGGGGTGTGTGCGAGTTGTTTATTTCAAGAATAGGTTGGATTGAACCAGCTgcactttttttgttttaactaGGAAAGACAAGGTGCATGATCCCGTAAATTACTTCtgaataaattaagaaatcatCTTTAAGAACCATAGCAGTTCGTGATTCATGGGTAAAGTAAATATGCTTTGATTCTCTATCAACCAATAACATGGGACCATTAATATGGTTAAAGCTAAACTGTTCAAAGTCTAGATGCAGCAAGGTACTCTTTCTACTACTATGTTAATACATAtgttaatacaaaaataagttCAAAATGAATAGTTGGAAATTATTTTCGGTATAGAACACTCATGTCgaaaaaaaagatttgaaccttttttgttttgaaaaatgGGTATTTCACTCATTCTTATCCAATGCTGAGCCGATAACCTATGCAttaaagtaaattctttggatttgaagaaaaaaaaaactttactGATAATTACTTGTTTGGTCAGAAGAGTCCTCCGAATATAAATATTCCGGTCTTGGGTTAGTGATtagttttgatatttttcgatattttgattttagaatatgtATTATGATATGAATAGAGAATAGAGGATAGGCTCATTTTAGTCAAAAAAGCTATGGGAATCTCCCCATATCATAAGTAATTGAGCGTGAAAGCCAAATGAATCGAAAGATTCATGTTTGGTTCGGGAAGGGATCATGGAAGTTTTGCAATGAATGGAAAGATAATCTACTTTTATTAACggatttattagttaataaaaaacaaaggaTTTTGGATACTATTCGAAATTCATAGGAATTATGTGAGGGGTCTATTGAACAGCTGGAAAAAGCCCGGGCCCGCTTACGGAAAGTGGAAATAAAAGCAGATCAGTTTCGAATGAATGGATACTCTGAGATAGAACGAGAAAAGTTGAATTGGATTAATTCAACTTataaaactttgaaacaattagaaaattacaaaaatgaaacCGATCATTTTGACAACAAAGAATGATTAATCAAGTCCGATAACGGGTTTTCCAACGAGCCTTACAGGTAGGAACTCTGAATAGTTGTTTGACCAACGAGTTACATTTACGTACCATCAATGCTAACCTTGGAACGTTTGGGgcgataaaagaaataactgaTTAGTCCTTCTATTCTATTGTaagcattattttttttttcaaaaaaaattaaaaaatattcatggTAACCATTCGAGTCGACGAGATTAGTAATATTATCCGCGAACATATTGAGCAATATAATAGGGAAGTAAAGATTGTAAATACGGGTACCGTACTTCAAGTAGGCGACGACATTGCTCGTATTTATGGTCTTGATGAAGTAATGGCAGGTGAATTAGTAGAATTTGAAGAGGGTACAATAGGCATTGCTCTGAATTTGGAATCAAATAATGTCGGTGTCGTTTTAATGGGTGACGGTTTAATGATACAAGAGGGAAGTTCcgtgtcacgaccccacccgagggcccgtgaccggcactaggga
The nucleotide sequence above comes from Ricinus communis isolate WT05 ecotype wild-type chromosome 6, ASM1957865v1, whole genome shotgun sequence. Encoded proteins:
- the LOC125370358 gene encoding ATP synthase subunit a, chloroplastic-like, giving the protein MNVHVLSCSINTLKGLYDISGVKVGQHFYWKIGGFQVHAQVLITSWVVIAILLGSAIVAVRSPQTIPTGGQNFFEYVLEFIRDVSKTQIGEEYGPWVPFIGTMFLFFFSNWAGVLLPWKIIELPHGELAAPTNDINTTVVLALLTLITYFYAGLSKKGLGYFGKYIQPTPILLSINILEDFTKPLSLSFRLFGNILADELVVVVLVSLVPLVAPIPVMFLGLFTSGIQALIFASLAAAYIGESMKGHH